The Daucus carota subsp. sativus chromosome 9, DH1 v3.0, whole genome shotgun sequence genome window below encodes:
- the LOC108200297 gene encoding phosphate transporter PHO1 homolog 10 isoform X3: MKFGKDFKKQMVPEWIEAYMDYNGLKKILRDIRRARQSKGPPTPSRLSHQQSMLYTTFSGLNPRPNSVHQSKGDIEDQVIDVSTTQQEGSTKLYNTKFLKSNEEGGDTEVTFFNKLDYELNKVNIFYKDKVEEVMKEATELNKQMEALIALRIKVKKPDIAKSNSEAVKLTSPGREKIPEVKPMDLTPEVNKATASTQGSAISGEDYGTRHGKMADSAIHQETELEVLDRVKMNNAIEDSIITIRGLLNDSKGKELNFNKEELRKAEERLKIVFIEFYRKLRLLKQYSFMNLLAFSKIMKKYEKIASRNASRSYMKIVDSSYLGSSEEVACLLDRVEDAFIKYFSRLNRREGMKSLRPKFRKEKHRVTFFSGFFFGCAIALLVAAILLIEARKVLDKEQQAKYMDNIYPLYSFYAYIVLHMLFYSASIYFWRRYKVNYAFIFGFKQGTELGYREVFLLSTGLAVLVLSTFLVHLHIKMDSKTEHYETYVDLIPLGLACVVLLITICPFNFMYKSSRFFLIRCFFRCICAPLCTITLADFFLADHLTSQCVRRLFEEKEPVHAVNGFRYFLTIVAVAIRTAFELKKGTTWKVLAFISSIVAIVFNTYWDIFVDWGLMQKRSKNSFLRDKLLVSHKSVYFAAMVVDMILRFAWLQLVLKFNVIALRGDAITSLCSCLEILRRNIWSFFRLENEHVNNVGKYRAFKLVPLPFYYYDDEKDD; this comes from the exons ATGAAGTTTGGAAAAGACTTTAAGAAGCAAATGGTGCCTGAGTGGATAGAAGCCTACATGGACTATAATGGTCTTAAGAAAATATTACGAGATATCCGCCGTGCCAGGCAAAGCAAGGGGCCTCCAACACCATCAAGATTGTCACATCAGCAGTCAATGCTGTACACAACATTCAGTGGTCTTAACCCACGACCTAATAGTGTCCATCAGAGTAAAGGTGATATTGAAGACCAGGTGATAGATGTTAGCACGACACAACAAGAGGGTTCTACGAAGTTATACAATACTAAGTTTCTCAAGTCCAATGAAGAAGGAGGTGATACTGAAGTTACATTCTTCAATAAACTTGATTATGAGCTCAACAAggtcaatatattttataaggaCAAGGTAGAGGAAGTTATGAAGGAAGCAACTGAGCTGAACAAACAAATGGAAGCTTTGATAGCACTACGGATCAAGGTTAAAAAGCCAGATATTGCTAAAAGTAATTCTGAAGCTGTGAAACTGACTTCTCCAGGTAGAGAAAAGATTCCAG AGGTAAAACCTATGGATTTGACACCTGAAGTAAACAAGGCTACTGCAAGCACACAAGGGAGTGCAATTTCCGGAGAAGATTATGGTACTCGTCATGGAAAGATGGCAGATTCTGCCATACATCAAGAAACTGAATTGGAAGTCCTTGATCGCGTAAAAATGAATAATGCAATTGAAGATTCAATAATAACAATAAGAGGCTTACTCAACGATTCAAAGGGGAAGGAATTGAACTTTAACAAAGAGGAGCTCAGGAAAGCTGAAGAAAGGTTGAAAATTGTCTTTATCGAATTTTACCGCAAGCTACGTTTGCTAAAGCAATACAG TTTCATGAACCTCTTAGCATTTTCCAAGATTATGAAAAAGTATGAAAAG ATTGCATCCAGAAATGCATCAAGATCATACATGAAAATAGTGGAcagttcttatctggggagttCGGAAGAG GTCGCTTGTCTCTTGGACAGAGTCGAAGATGCTTTCATCAAGTACTTCTCAAGATTGAACCGTAGGGAAGGCATGAAATCACTGAGGCCAAAATTTAGAAAAGAAAAGCACAGAGTAACATTTTTTTCTG GATTCTTCTTTGGTTGCGCAATTGCCCTACTGGTCGCTGCAATTCTACTTATAGAAGCTAGGAAAGTACTTGACAAAGAACAGCAAGCCAAGTACATGGACAACATTTATCCACTTTACAG TTTCTATGCATACATTGTCCTGCATATGCTATTCTATTCTGCTAGTATATATTTCTGGAGACGCTACAAGGTCAACTATGCCTTCATATTTGGATTCAAGCAAGGAACTGAACTGGGCTATCGGGAAGTCTTTCTCCTCAGTACTGGTCTGGCAGTTCTTGTGCTTTCCACTTTTCTGGTGCACTTGCATATCAAAATGGATTCAAAAACTGAGCACTATGAGACTTACGTTGACCTAATTCCCTTGGGCTTAGCTTGT GTTGTTCTTCTCATTACCATCTGCCCTTTCAACTTCATGTACAAATCAAGTCGATTCTTCCTTATTCGATGTTTTTTCCGCTGTATTTGTGCTCCTCTATGCACG ATAACTCTTGCAGATTTTTTCTTGGCAGACCATCTCACTAGCCAG TGCGTGCGCCGACTGTTTGAGGAGAAGGAGCCAGTGCATGCTGTTAATGGTTTCAGATATTTCTTAACAATTGTTGCTGTGGCCATCAGAACCGCATTCGAATTGAAAAAGGGAACAACTTGGAAGGTGTTGGCCTTCATAAGCTCCATTGTTGCAATAGTGTTCAACACATATTGGGATATTTTTGTAGATTGGGGCCTAATGCAGAAGAGATCTAAAAACTCATTTTTGAGAGACAAACTTCTAGTTTCACACAAGAGTGTGTACTTCGCAGCTATG GTTGTTGATATGATACTGAGGTTTGCTTGGCTGCAACTGGTATTGAAATTTAATGTGATTGCTTTGCGTGGTGACGCCATAACAAGCTTATGTTCCTGCCTAGAGATCCTTCGTCGTAATATTTGGAGTTTCTTCAG GTTGGAGAATGAGCATGTAAACAATGTTGGCAAATATCGTGCATTTAAGTTGGTTCCACTCCCCTTCTATTACTATGATGATGAAAAGGATGATTAG
- the LOC108200297 gene encoding phosphate transporter PHO1 homolog 10 isoform X2 has protein sequence MKFGKDFKKQMVPEWIEAYMDYNGLKKILRDIRRARQSKGPPTPSRLSHQQSMLYTTFSGLNPRPNSVHQSKGDIEDQVIDVSTTQQEGSTKLYNTKFLKSNEEGGDTEVTFFNKLDYELNKVNIFYKDKVEEVMKEATELNKQMEALIALRIKVKKPDIAKSNSEAVKLTSPEVKPMDLTPEVNKATASTQGSAISGEDYGTRHGKMADSAIHQETELEVLDRVKMNNAIEDSIITIRGLLNDSKGKELNFNKEELRKAEERLKIVFIEFYRKLRLLKQYSFMNLLAFSKIMKKYEKIASRNASRSYMKIVDSSYLGSSEEVACLLDRVEDAFIKYFSRLNRREGMKSLRPKFRKEKHRVTFFSGFFFGCAIALLVAAILLIEARKVLDKEQQAKYMDNIYPLYSFYAYIVLHMLFYSASIYFWRRYKVNYAFIFGFKQGTELGYREVFLLSTGLAVLVLSTFLVHLHIKMDSKTEHYETYVDLIPLGLACVVLLITICPFNFMYKSSRFFLIRCFFRCICAPLCTITLADFFLADHLTSQVQALRSFEFYTCFYGWGKYVKGESKCHELDVYNVFYFIVAIIPYWIRFLQCVRRLFEEKEPVHAVNGFRYFLTIVAVAIRTAFELKKGTTWKVLAFISSIVAIVFNTYWDIFVDWGLMQKRSKNSFLRDKLLVSHKSVYFAAMVVDMILRFAWLQLVLKFNVIALRGDAITSLCSCLEILRRNIWSFFRLENEHVNNVGKYRAFKLVPLPFYYYDDEKDD, from the exons ATGAAGTTTGGAAAAGACTTTAAGAAGCAAATGGTGCCTGAGTGGATAGAAGCCTACATGGACTATAATGGTCTTAAGAAAATATTACGAGATATCCGCCGTGCCAGGCAAAGCAAGGGGCCTCCAACACCATCAAGATTGTCACATCAGCAGTCAATGCTGTACACAACATTCAGTGGTCTTAACCCACGACCTAATAGTGTCCATCAGAGTAAAGGTGATATTGAAGACCAGGTGATAGATGTTAGCACGACACAACAAGAGGGTTCTACGAAGTTATACAATACTAAGTTTCTCAAGTCCAATGAAGAAGGAGGTGATACTGAAGTTACATTCTTCAATAAACTTGATTATGAGCTCAACAAggtcaatatattttataaggaCAAGGTAGAGGAAGTTATGAAGGAAGCAACTGAGCTGAACAAACAAATGGAAGCTTTGATAGCACTACGGATCAAGGTTAAAAAGCCAGATATTGCTAAAAGTAATTCTGAAGCTGTGAAACTGACTTCTCCAG AGGTAAAACCTATGGATTTGACACCTGAAGTAAACAAGGCTACTGCAAGCACACAAGGGAGTGCAATTTCCGGAGAAGATTATGGTACTCGTCATGGAAAGATGGCAGATTCTGCCATACATCAAGAAACTGAATTGGAAGTCCTTGATCGCGTAAAAATGAATAATGCAATTGAAGATTCAATAATAACAATAAGAGGCTTACTCAACGATTCAAAGGGGAAGGAATTGAACTTTAACAAAGAGGAGCTCAGGAAAGCTGAAGAAAGGTTGAAAATTGTCTTTATCGAATTTTACCGCAAGCTACGTTTGCTAAAGCAATACAG TTTCATGAACCTCTTAGCATTTTCCAAGATTATGAAAAAGTATGAAAAG ATTGCATCCAGAAATGCATCAAGATCATACATGAAAATAGTGGAcagttcttatctggggagttCGGAAGAG GTCGCTTGTCTCTTGGACAGAGTCGAAGATGCTTTCATCAAGTACTTCTCAAGATTGAACCGTAGGGAAGGCATGAAATCACTGAGGCCAAAATTTAGAAAAGAAAAGCACAGAGTAACATTTTTTTCTG GATTCTTCTTTGGTTGCGCAATTGCCCTACTGGTCGCTGCAATTCTACTTATAGAAGCTAGGAAAGTACTTGACAAAGAACAGCAAGCCAAGTACATGGACAACATTTATCCACTTTACAG TTTCTATGCATACATTGTCCTGCATATGCTATTCTATTCTGCTAGTATATATTTCTGGAGACGCTACAAGGTCAACTATGCCTTCATATTTGGATTCAAGCAAGGAACTGAACTGGGCTATCGGGAAGTCTTTCTCCTCAGTACTGGTCTGGCAGTTCTTGTGCTTTCCACTTTTCTGGTGCACTTGCATATCAAAATGGATTCAAAAACTGAGCACTATGAGACTTACGTTGACCTAATTCCCTTGGGCTTAGCTTGT GTTGTTCTTCTCATTACCATCTGCCCTTTCAACTTCATGTACAAATCAAGTCGATTCTTCCTTATTCGATGTTTTTTCCGCTGTATTTGTGCTCCTCTATGCACG ATAACTCTTGCAGATTTTTTCTTGGCAGACCATCTCACTAGCCAG GTTCAAGCGCTAAGGAGTTTCGAGTTCTATACTTGCTTTTATGGTTGGGGTAAATATGTCAAGGGAGAATCTAAGTGCCACGAACTTGATGTCTACAATGTTTTTTATTTCATTGTAGCAATTATACCATACTGGATTCGCTTCCTTCAG TGCGTGCGCCGACTGTTTGAGGAGAAGGAGCCAGTGCATGCTGTTAATGGTTTCAGATATTTCTTAACAATTGTTGCTGTGGCCATCAGAACCGCATTCGAATTGAAAAAGGGAACAACTTGGAAGGTGTTGGCCTTCATAAGCTCCATTGTTGCAATAGTGTTCAACACATATTGGGATATTTTTGTAGATTGGGGCCTAATGCAGAAGAGATCTAAAAACTCATTTTTGAGAGACAAACTTCTAGTTTCACACAAGAGTGTGTACTTCGCAGCTATG GTTGTTGATATGATACTGAGGTTTGCTTGGCTGCAACTGGTATTGAAATTTAATGTGATTGCTTTGCGTGGTGACGCCATAACAAGCTTATGTTCCTGCCTAGAGATCCTTCGTCGTAATATTTGGAGTTTCTTCAG GTTGGAGAATGAGCATGTAAACAATGTTGGCAAATATCGTGCATTTAAGTTGGTTCCACTCCCCTTCTATTACTATGATGATGAAAAGGATGATTAG
- the LOC108200297 gene encoding phosphate transporter PHO1 homolog 10 isoform X1, giving the protein MKFGKDFKKQMVPEWIEAYMDYNGLKKILRDIRRARQSKGPPTPSRLSHQQSMLYTTFSGLNPRPNSVHQSKGDIEDQVIDVSTTQQEGSTKLYNTKFLKSNEEGGDTEVTFFNKLDYELNKVNIFYKDKVEEVMKEATELNKQMEALIALRIKVKKPDIAKSNSEAVKLTSPGREKIPEVKPMDLTPEVNKATASTQGSAISGEDYGTRHGKMADSAIHQETELEVLDRVKMNNAIEDSIITIRGLLNDSKGKELNFNKEELRKAEERLKIVFIEFYRKLRLLKQYSFMNLLAFSKIMKKYEKIASRNASRSYMKIVDSSYLGSSEEVACLLDRVEDAFIKYFSRLNRREGMKSLRPKFRKEKHRVTFFSGFFFGCAIALLVAAILLIEARKVLDKEQQAKYMDNIYPLYSFYAYIVLHMLFYSASIYFWRRYKVNYAFIFGFKQGTELGYREVFLLSTGLAVLVLSTFLVHLHIKMDSKTEHYETYVDLIPLGLACVVLLITICPFNFMYKSSRFFLIRCFFRCICAPLCTITLADFFLADHLTSQVQALRSFEFYTCFYGWGKYVKGESKCHELDVYNVFYFIVAIIPYWIRFLQCVRRLFEEKEPVHAVNGFRYFLTIVAVAIRTAFELKKGTTWKVLAFISSIVAIVFNTYWDIFVDWGLMQKRSKNSFLRDKLLVSHKSVYFAAMVVDMILRFAWLQLVLKFNVIALRGDAITSLCSCLEILRRNIWSFFRLENEHVNNVGKYRAFKLVPLPFYYYDDEKDD; this is encoded by the exons ATGAAGTTTGGAAAAGACTTTAAGAAGCAAATGGTGCCTGAGTGGATAGAAGCCTACATGGACTATAATGGTCTTAAGAAAATATTACGAGATATCCGCCGTGCCAGGCAAAGCAAGGGGCCTCCAACACCATCAAGATTGTCACATCAGCAGTCAATGCTGTACACAACATTCAGTGGTCTTAACCCACGACCTAATAGTGTCCATCAGAGTAAAGGTGATATTGAAGACCAGGTGATAGATGTTAGCACGACACAACAAGAGGGTTCTACGAAGTTATACAATACTAAGTTTCTCAAGTCCAATGAAGAAGGAGGTGATACTGAAGTTACATTCTTCAATAAACTTGATTATGAGCTCAACAAggtcaatatattttataaggaCAAGGTAGAGGAAGTTATGAAGGAAGCAACTGAGCTGAACAAACAAATGGAAGCTTTGATAGCACTACGGATCAAGGTTAAAAAGCCAGATATTGCTAAAAGTAATTCTGAAGCTGTGAAACTGACTTCTCCAGGTAGAGAAAAGATTCCAG AGGTAAAACCTATGGATTTGACACCTGAAGTAAACAAGGCTACTGCAAGCACACAAGGGAGTGCAATTTCCGGAGAAGATTATGGTACTCGTCATGGAAAGATGGCAGATTCTGCCATACATCAAGAAACTGAATTGGAAGTCCTTGATCGCGTAAAAATGAATAATGCAATTGAAGATTCAATAATAACAATAAGAGGCTTACTCAACGATTCAAAGGGGAAGGAATTGAACTTTAACAAAGAGGAGCTCAGGAAAGCTGAAGAAAGGTTGAAAATTGTCTTTATCGAATTTTACCGCAAGCTACGTTTGCTAAAGCAATACAG TTTCATGAACCTCTTAGCATTTTCCAAGATTATGAAAAAGTATGAAAAG ATTGCATCCAGAAATGCATCAAGATCATACATGAAAATAGTGGAcagttcttatctggggagttCGGAAGAG GTCGCTTGTCTCTTGGACAGAGTCGAAGATGCTTTCATCAAGTACTTCTCAAGATTGAACCGTAGGGAAGGCATGAAATCACTGAGGCCAAAATTTAGAAAAGAAAAGCACAGAGTAACATTTTTTTCTG GATTCTTCTTTGGTTGCGCAATTGCCCTACTGGTCGCTGCAATTCTACTTATAGAAGCTAGGAAAGTACTTGACAAAGAACAGCAAGCCAAGTACATGGACAACATTTATCCACTTTACAG TTTCTATGCATACATTGTCCTGCATATGCTATTCTATTCTGCTAGTATATATTTCTGGAGACGCTACAAGGTCAACTATGCCTTCATATTTGGATTCAAGCAAGGAACTGAACTGGGCTATCGGGAAGTCTTTCTCCTCAGTACTGGTCTGGCAGTTCTTGTGCTTTCCACTTTTCTGGTGCACTTGCATATCAAAATGGATTCAAAAACTGAGCACTATGAGACTTACGTTGACCTAATTCCCTTGGGCTTAGCTTGT GTTGTTCTTCTCATTACCATCTGCCCTTTCAACTTCATGTACAAATCAAGTCGATTCTTCCTTATTCGATGTTTTTTCCGCTGTATTTGTGCTCCTCTATGCACG ATAACTCTTGCAGATTTTTTCTTGGCAGACCATCTCACTAGCCAG GTTCAAGCGCTAAGGAGTTTCGAGTTCTATACTTGCTTTTATGGTTGGGGTAAATATGTCAAGGGAGAATCTAAGTGCCACGAACTTGATGTCTACAATGTTTTTTATTTCATTGTAGCAATTATACCATACTGGATTCGCTTCCTTCAG TGCGTGCGCCGACTGTTTGAGGAGAAGGAGCCAGTGCATGCTGTTAATGGTTTCAGATATTTCTTAACAATTGTTGCTGTGGCCATCAGAACCGCATTCGAATTGAAAAAGGGAACAACTTGGAAGGTGTTGGCCTTCATAAGCTCCATTGTTGCAATAGTGTTCAACACATATTGGGATATTTTTGTAGATTGGGGCCTAATGCAGAAGAGATCTAAAAACTCATTTTTGAGAGACAAACTTCTAGTTTCACACAAGAGTGTGTACTTCGCAGCTATG GTTGTTGATATGATACTGAGGTTTGCTTGGCTGCAACTGGTATTGAAATTTAATGTGATTGCTTTGCGTGGTGACGCCATAACAAGCTTATGTTCCTGCCTAGAGATCCTTCGTCGTAATATTTGGAGTTTCTTCAG GTTGGAGAATGAGCATGTAAACAATGTTGGCAAATATCGTGCATTTAAGTTGGTTCCACTCCCCTTCTATTACTATGATGATGAAAAGGATGATTAG
- the LOC108200381 gene encoding mitochondrial uncoupling protein 3: MKPQENDQKRDKNNNVMKLTVTSLSAMVAETSTFPLDITKTRLQLHGESLSHSAARRTSAFQIAAKIVRNEGLVGLYKGLSPAIMRHLFYTPTRIVGYEHFRNAFVSSYDQELSFLNKALIGGSSGAVAQVFASPADLVKVRMQADGRLASQGQQPRYSGPYDALSKIIRAEGVRGLWKGVFPNVQRAFLVNMGELACYDHAKRFIIGHQIANDNIYAHTLASIMSGLSATTLSCPADVVKTRMMNQVVGEGGKIKYKNSYDCLVKTVKVEGLRALWKGFLPTWARLGPWQFVFWVSYEKFRQIAGLSSF; encoded by the exons ATGAAACCTCAAGAAAATGATCAGAAACGTGATAAGAACAACAATGTAATGAAGCTAACAGTAACATCTCTATCAGCAATGGTAGCAGAAACCTCGACTTTCCCCTTAGACATAACCAAAACAAGGCTTCAACTTCACGGTGAGTCTCTGTCCCATTCTGCTGCTCGGCGGACGTCCGCATTCCAGATTGCAGCGAAAATAGTTCGGAATGAAGGTCTAGTTGGGCTGTACAAAGGCTTATCGCCGGCGATTATGCGGCATCTTTTTTATACGCCTACAAGGATTGTTGGATATGAACATTTTCGAAATGCATTTGTCTCGAGCTATGATCAGGAACTTTCGTTTTTGAATAAAGCACTTATTGGTGGATCTTCTGGTGCTGTTGCTCag GTATTCGCTAGCCCTGCTGATCTTGTGAAAGTGAGGATGCAAGCAGATGGTCGGTTGGCTAGCCAAGGTCAACAACCGAGGTACTCTGGCCCATATGATGCTTTAAGCAAGATAATCCGGGCAGAAGGTGTAAGAGGACTTTGGAAAGGGGTCTTTCCAAATGTTCAAAGAGCATTCTTGGTCAACATGGGAGAACTAGCATGCTACGATCACGCAAAACGGTTTATCATCGGCCACCAAATCGCCAATGATAACATTTACGCCCACACTTTAGCTTCTATCATGTCAGGCCTTTCAGCGACCACACTGAGTTGTCCTGCTGATGTTGTGAAGACAAGAATGATGAATCAGGTTGTAGGTGAAGGAGGAaagattaaatataaaaactcttATGATTGTCTTGTGAAGACAGTGAAAGTTGAAGGATTGAGAGCACTCTGGAAGGGGTTCCTTCCAACATGGGCAAGGCTTGGTCCATGGCAGTTTGTGTTCTGGGTTTCCTACGAGAAGTTCAGACAAATTGCCGGGCTTTCTTCCTTCTAG
- the LOC108200699 gene encoding NAC domain-containing protein 2 — translation MTISSSSNLPPGFRFHPTDEELIMFYLRNQASSRPCPVSIIPEVDIYKFDPWELPEKAEFGENEWYFFSPRDRKYPNGARPNRAAVSGYWKATGTDKAIYSGGKYVGVKKALVFYQGKPPKGTKTDWIMHEYRLNESRSSPNKQHGSSMRLDDWVLCRIYKKKNTARVCEDEPRVDDFRTNNYSVENVCANELPKMACPNDLPKLEFPRTSSLSHLWEMDYFGSISQLLNETTSYDAHNIMTMAPSRTTEMGEMSQAYADSVKFQVNNESSMLNQQSVFVNSIFEF, via the exons aTGACAATCAGTTCTAGCTCGAATCTTCCTCCTGGGTTCAGATTTCATCCGACAGATGAGGAGTTGATCATGTTTTATCTTCGAAATCAGGCCTCGTCGAGGCCCTGCCCTGTTTCGATTATCCCAGAAGTCGACATTTATAAGTTCGATCCGTGGGAATTACCGG AGAAGGCGGAATTTGGAGAAAATGAATGGTATTTTTTCAGCCCCCGTGACAGGAAGTATCCGAACGGGGCGCGGCCTAACAGGGCGGCTGTTTCGGGTTACTGGAAGGCCACGGGCACGGATAAGGCGATATATAGTGGAGGGAAGTACGTTGGTGTGAAGAAAGCTCTGGTTTTTTACCAGGGGAAGCCGCCAAAAGGTACAAAAACTGACTGGATCATGCACGAGTACAGACTTAATGAATCCAGATCGTCTCCTAACAAACAGCACGGTTCGAGCATGAGG CTGGATGATTGGGTGCTCTGTAGGATCTACAAGAAGAAAAACACAGCAAGAGTCTGCGAAGATGAGCCTAGAGTAGACGATTTTCGGACCAATAATTACTCTGTCGAAAATGTTTGTGCTAATGAGCTGCCAAAAATGGCTTGTCCTAATGATCTACCAAAACTGGAATTTCCCAGGACTAGCTCATTGTCTCATCTCTGGGAAATGGACTACTTCGGTTCGATTTCTCAGCTATTAAACGAAACCACGAGCTACGATGCCCACAACATAATGACTATGGCGCCTTCGCGGACAACTGAGATGGGAGAAATGTCGCAGGCCTATGCAGATTCAGTCAAGTTTCAAGTGAACAATGAAAGTAGCATGTTGAACCAGCAGTCAGTTTTCGTGAATTCGATTTTCGAGTTCTAA
- the LOC108202337 gene encoding casparian strip membrane protein 1, whose protein sequence is MMKASQYEAVESSKLSPPPRSNRGISILDLIFRGIALCATLAAAVAMATSEQQLPFFTRFLKFDAQYDDFPTFSFFVLVNALACGYFAFSIPLSILNIARKGAQRSRTILIILDSVMLGLLTSAASATASILYLAHSGSGSANWLAVCQQFNDFCHQASGSLIGSFGAVVILILLIIIQGTALARRH, encoded by the exons ATGATGAAGGCATCTCAATACGAAGCTGTTGAATCATCCAAGCTCTCGCCTCCTCCTCGGAGTAACAGAGGCATTTCCATATTAGACCTCATTTTCCGAGGTATTGCACTGTGTGCAACTTTAGCAGCTGCAGTGGCCATGGCCACAAGTGAACAACAACTCCCATTTTTCACACGGTTCTTGAAATTCGATGCTCAGTATGATGATTTTCCAACTTTCTC GTTCTTTGTGCTGGTAAACGCGCTAGCCTGCGGATATTTTGCTTTCTCTATTCCTCTGTCAATCTTGAACATTGCCAGAAAAGGAGCTCAGAGAAGCAGAACCATCTTGATTATCTTGGATTCT GTAATGCTGGGACTACTTACTTCTGCAGCTTCTGCAACAGCATCCATTTTGTACTTGGCGCATTCAGGAAGTGGTTCGGCTAACTGGCTTGCAGTTTGCCAACAATTTAACGACTTCTGCCACCAAGCCTCTGGATCATTGATCGGTTCTTTTGGCGCAGTGGTCATTCTTATCCTGCTCATAATTATTCAAGGCACAGCATTAGCGCGACGACACTAG
- the LOC108202392 gene encoding casparian strip membrane protein 1-like: protein MKASEIETGEASMIQKSPAAGINRGMTILDVILRLVAIASTVAGAVVMATSDQQLQFFTQVAVFNVEYDDFSTLRYFVVINSLAAAYFALSIPLALMQIARSAAKQSRALLIIMDTVTLGLLMSAASAAAAILFLAHNGNNSANWNSICNQFTDFCHRASGSLIGSFIAIVILMLLIFMSTAALARS, encoded by the exons ATGAAGGCATCAGAGATTGAAACCGGAGAAGCTTCCATGATTCAAAAGTCACCAGCAGCAGGAATCAACAGAGGAATGACGATACTCGATGTCATTCTTAGACTTGTTGCCATTGCTTCGACAGTGGCAGGTGCTGTGGTGATGGCGACCAGTGATCAGCAACTGCAGTTTTTCACACAAGTCGCTGTTTTCAACGTCGAATATGATGATTTTTCTACTCTACG CTATTTTGTTGTTATTAATTCGCTAGCAGCTGCGTACTTTGCTCTCTCTATACCGCTTGCCCTCATGCAAATCGCCAGAAGTGCAGCTAAACAGAGCAGAGCCCTCTTGATCATCATGGATACG GTGACACTGGGGCTACTCATGTCAGCAGCATCAGCAGCTGCTGCAATATTATTTCTGGCGCATAATGGGAATAATTCGGCTAACTGGAACTCCATCTGCAACCAGTTTACTGATTTTTGCCATCGAGCCTCGGGTTCCTTAATTGGCTCTTTCATTGCCATTGTCATCCTCATGCTCCTCATTTTCATGTCCACTGCAGCATTGGCACGAAGCTAA
- the LOC108202543 gene encoding casparian strip membrane protein 1-like — MKVSHIETGESSKTPAPAAGINRGMAILDVILRIVAVASTLASAVVMATSDQQLQFFTQVAVFNVEYEDFSTLRYFVVINSIACAYFALSIPLAILNIARSAAKQSRALLIIMDMVTLALLMSAASAAAAILFLAHNGNNSANWNSICNQFTDFCHRASGSLIGSFIAIVILILLIFMSTAALARN; from the exons ATGAAGGTATCCCACATTGAGACCGGAGAATCTTCCAAGACTCCAGCTCCGGCAGCTGGAATTAACAGAGGTATGGCGATCCTCGATGTCATTCTCAGAATTGTTGCAGTTGCTTCGACGCTAGCAAGTGCTGTGGTCATGGCAACTAGTGACCAGCAGCTCCAGTTCTTCACTCAAGTCGCGGTCTTCAATGTAGAATACGAGGATTTTTCCACTCTCAG GTACTTCGTGGTGATAAATTCGATAGCATGTGCATATTTCGCGCTCTCTATTCCACTCGCAATCTTGAACATTGCCAGGAGTGCAGCAAAACAGAGTAGAGCTCTCTTGATCATTATGGACATG GTAACACTGGCGTTGCTCATGTCTGCAGCATCCGCAGCAGCTGCAATACTGTTTCTGGCGCATAATGGGAATAATTCGGCTAACTGGAACTCCATCTGCAACCAGTTCACTGATTTTTGCCATCGAGCTTCGGGTTCCTTAATTGGCTCGTTCATTGCCATTGTCATTCTCATACTCCTCATTTTCATGTCCACCGCGGCATTGGCACGAAACTAG